The nucleotide sequence GGTAAAAGGTCTGCAGGAGGCGCTCGCCATCGAAGGCGTCCACGCGTGCCGGTCGGGACAGCAGCACGGTGAGCGGTGCGGCGCCGGGATCGGCGTCGACATCGACATAGGCCTGGGTGGTGCCCACGCGCACGCCGTCGAAACGTTCCAGCGGCAGCAGGCCCAGGCCGAACTGGCCGCCCTGGGTGCTGGCCAGGTTGCGGCGGTCCATGCGCCCCAGCTGCAGGTAATGGCGCCGGGCCAGGTCATGCCGGTAATACAGGTCGTCAAGCTGGAAGCGGTCGCGCGTGGGTTGACCGGGCCCGCCTTGCCGCGCGTAGTTCCAGCTGCCCCCGAGGTGCCCGCTGCGCAGCACGCCGAGCGCGGCACTGCCATGCGCGTTGAGCGCATGGTCGCGGCCGCCGCCGCTGAGAGTCAGGCTCTGCTGGTGCAGCAGCGCGTTTTCGGCGTGCTCGCTGAGGTGGTGCAGGCCGTCGTCGGCCGGCTGCTCGCGTGGCAACCAGCGCAGCGCGGGAAACAGCAGCAGGGCGCCGTCGCCTTCGTCGAAGATGGCATGCACGCGATGGGGGTCCTCGGACGGGGCGCGCCAGCCGCATCCGGGCTGCGGCTGGGCGTGGACGCAGGCGAGATGGCTGTCGCGCGGCAGCGGCGCCGACAGCGCGGGCAGCAGGGTCTGCTGGGCGGAGCGGGACAGGCCCAGCGCGGCCAGGACCTGCGCGGGGTCTTCGAGCTGGATGTGGTCGAGCGTGACCCAGGCGGGCCACAGGCCGGCCGAACGACCGAACGCGCGAACCTCGAGACGTTCGCGCTGGCCACTGACCAGGTCTTCGAAACCGGCCGGCACTGGGCTCGCCTGCACCGCCACCGGGGCAAGCACGAGCGCCACCGCCAGCCGGACCAGGGCGGAAGCAGGAATTCGCATGGCGGAAGCGCCGGCACCGAGCGCTCGGGCGCGGTGCCGGCATGCAGGTCAGAGGCTGCTGGCCCTCTGCACCAGTACCAGGCTGACCGGGCCGTCATACAGGCCGGCCGCCGCGATCGGACCCGGCGTAGCCTGGGCGACGGTCAGCGGCATTTCGATGGAGGCCCCGGGAATGGCGCCGAGGAACAGCTGGTCGGCAGTGAAGGCGATGGGCGCAACGCCCAGCTCGCGACCATTGAGGCTGACCGCCAGCGGGATGTCGGTGGCACCGGCGGCGGTGACCTTGGGCATCAGCACGGCCGGTTCGGCCAGCCGCACGTCCACATCCAGGCTGGTGTCGTTGGAGAACACGCGCACCCGTTCGCTCCAGCTGCCCAGCCCCTGCCCCGCGCGGTAGGGCATCTGCACGGCGTCGGGCAGCACGCTGCCATCGGCCTTGAGCAGCGACAGGGTCGGGTCGACGTTGGCCCAGACGGTGATGTGCGCTTCGGCGGCGTGGGCGGACAGTGCGGCGGTAAACAGCGCCAGGCCCAGCGCGGCCTGTTTCAGAGTGCGGTACATGACGTTCTCTCCCTTGATGGATGTGCACCTCGCATGAGGTTGTCGACCAAGGTAGGCAGTGCGCTGCGGTGTCCACACGCAAGCATTCTTAAAGCCGGCGCAGCGCCGCTCGATCTGCGACAGCGCGCGCGATACCGCTGTATTTCAAGCGTTCCGAGCAGTTTCCAGTCAATCGCGTCGCTGCCTGTCGCTTGCTGCAAGGACAAAAAAAAACACCTCCTTTCGGAGGTGTTTTTTGACGCAACCAGCGCTGGATCAGCCCTGGTAGTCGCGCACGTCGCTGCCGGTGTAGACCTGGCGCGGACGGCCGATCTTCATTTCCGGGTCGACCTGCTGTTCCAGCCAATGCGCGACCCAGCCGGAGGTACGGCCCAGTGCGAACATGACGGTGAACATTTCGGTCGGGATCTGCAGCGCCTTGTAGATGATGCCGCTGTAGAAGTCGACGTTCGGGTACAGCTTGCGGGCGACGAAGTAGTCGTCCTGCAGCGCGGCCTGTTCCAGCTTCACCGCAACGTCGAGCAGCGGATCCTGCACGCCCAGCTGCTTGAGCACCTTGCTGGTCATCTCACCGATGACCTTGGCGCGCGGGTCGAAGTTCTTGTACACGCGGTGGCCGAAGCCCATCAGGCGGAAGCCGGAGGTCTTGTCCTTGGCCTTGAGCACGGCCGATTCGACGTTGTCGGCCGAACCGATTTCCTCGAGCATCTTCAGCACGGCTTCGTTGGCACCGCCGTGGGCCGGACCCCACAGCGCGGTGACGCCGGCGGCGACCGAGGCATACGGGTTGGCACCGGTCGAACCGACCAGGCGCACGGTCGAGGTCGAGGCGTTCTGCTCGTGGTCGGCGTGCAGGATGAACAGCAGGTCCAGCGCCTTGACCACGTCCGGGTTCAGGTCGTACTGGCCGTCGGCGGACTCGAAGGTCTGCTTCAGGAAGCGGCTGACGTAATCCAGCGAGGTGTCCGGCTTGTTGGCCGGCAGGCCCTTGCCGTGGCGGTAGATCAGCGCCGACAGGGTCGGCACCTTGGCGATCAGGCGCACGGCGGACTGGCGACGCTGTTCGGCGTCGGACAGGTCCAGCGAGGCGTGGTACTTCGCCGACAGCTGCGCGATGGCCGCGGCCAGGATCGCCATCGGATGGGCGTCCTTGTCGAAGCTGGCGATCAGCGCGTTGATCGAGGCGTCGACGTTGGCTTCAGCCGCCAGCTCGTCGGTGAAGGCCTTCAGCTGCTCGGCGCTCGGACGCTCGCCGTTGATCAGCAGGTAAGCCACTTCGACGTAGCTGGACTTTTCCGACAGCTGTTCGATCGGGTAGCCGCGATACAGCAGCACACCCTTGTCACCGTCGATATAGGTGATGGCGGACTTGCAGCTGGCGGTGGCGGTGAAGCCGGAGTCGTAGGTGAAGAGACCGGTTTCCTTGGTCAGCTTCGAAATATCGACGCAATCGTTGCCGAGCGTGGGTTTGATGACAGGCAGAACAACCGACTTTTCGCCGGCGTTGAGCGTGACCTGATCAAGATCGGACACTGTGTGCGCTCCTCAGGGGAAGGCGCCCGCCCAAGCGCGTGGGGCGGGCACGTGAATGAAGTCCACAACCTGTGCTGTGGATCACGTCATTATCGCACAGCAACATTTGACACGCCCTAGGACGGAAGTCGTAGAAGAACAGCCGCCGCGCCCTGTGCGCGCAAGCGCTGGCGGGCCAAAACCGGGCCGGAATGGACACTGCGTTCCCGCGACCGGCGCAATTTATGAACCACCGTTCATCCGGCAGCAGGGTTCAGGCAGGCAAAAAAAAACAACGGCCGCCTGGGCGACCGTTGTTTTCGTGCAGCAGGTTCGACCGCTTACTCAGCAGCAGCCGCCGGCTTGCCGAAACGACGCTTGAACTTGTCGATACGGCCGCTGGTGTCGATCACCTTGTGCTGGCCCGTGTAGAACGGGTGCGAGGCCGAGGAGATTTCGATCTTGACCAGCGGGTAATCCTTGCCGTCGGTCCAGGTCGTGGTTTCCTTGGTCGCAATGGTCGAACGCGACAGGATCTTGAAGTCAGAGGTGACGTCCTGGAAGACGACGTCACGGTAGTTCGGATGGATATCGGCCTTCATGGACACACCGTAATTTGAATAAGAAAAACGTAAGCGCGACATTATAGTCCCGGCGACCCACAAGGGCAAGCCGGGACCCGCGCTACATGAACAGGCCCGCCGTGGCGGCCTTACTGGACCCCGAGCGCGCTACGGACCTGGGCTTCAAAGCGCCCCTGGTCGTAGGCCATCAGCAGCTGGGTGTTGTCCGGCTGCCCGGTCTGGCGGTTCCAGTCGACAATGGTAGCACCGCGGGCATGGCCCGGGGCCAGTTCGACATTCAGCGGACGGGACTCGACCCGCAGCGCGCCTTCGGGCTGCAGCGCCCAGGCCATGGCCAGCGCGTCGGCGGCGAACCAGCGGTCGCCACGGCTGTCTTCGGACCAGAGCCGGGTCTGGCGCGAGATCAGCTCGTAGAAGCGGGCCTTGTCGCTGTCGGCGGCCAGCCAGCCTTCGACATCCTTGTGCAGCAGGCCGTGGGCCACGGTGGCTTCCCAGTCGGCCACTTCGATGTGCGGGAAGCCGGTGAACACCACGTGCGCCGCTTCCGGGTCGAAGGCGATGTTGAATTCGGCGGCCGGGGTGATGTTGCCGTGGCAGGTCACTGCCCCGCCCATCACCAGGAAGCGCTTCACGCGCTGCGGCAGGGTCGGGTCCAGCTTCAGCGCCAGGGCCAGGTTGGTCAGCGGGCCCAGTGCGACCAGGAACAGCTCGCCGGCGTACTGGTGGGACAGGCGCAGGATCGCCAGCGCGGCATGTTCGGCTTCGGCCTGGCGCTGGGCGGCAGGCAGGTTGACGTCGCCGAAACCGTCGGCGCCATGCACGTGGGCGGCGTCGACGGACGGGTGCACCAGCGGTTCGGGGGTACCGGCGAACACCGGCACGTCTTCGCGGCCGGCGACTTCGCACAGCTTCAACGCATTGCGGACCGTGTGGTCCAGGCCGACATTGCCGGCGGCAATGGTGAGGCCGACCACGTCGTGGCGTTCGTCGGCAAAGGCCATCAACAGGGCCAGGGCGTCATCGACACCCGGATCGGTGTCGATCAACAGCGGAATCTTCTTGGACATGCGTGCCGTCTTGAATTAGCGGCAAGGGAATGTCGCACCCCTGCATGACAAATACAAGGCGGGTCAGGCGCCGGCGTATTTCACCGCGCTGCCGATCCAGCGATCCACGACCCGGTCCGCCACCGCGGGCTTCTCGCCCAGCAACCGCTCGGCCAGCGCGTGCACTTCCGGCAGCAGGTCGGCGTCGCGGGCCAGGTCGGCCATGCGGAAGCCGGCCAGGCCGGTCTGGCGGGTGCCGAGCAGTTCGCCAGGACCGCGCAGCTCCAGGTCCTTTTCGGCAATGACGAAGCCGTCGTTGGTCTGGCGCATGGTTTCCAGCCGTTCGCGCGCCATCGCCGACAGGCGTGCCTGGTACAGCAGCACGCAGCGCGATACCGCCGAGCCGCGACCGACCCGGCCGCGCAGCTGGTGCAGCTGGGCCAGGCCGAGCCGCTCCGCATTCTCGATCACCATCAGCGAGGCATTGGGCACGTCCACGCCCACTTCAATGACCGTGGTGGCCACCAGCAGGTCGATCTCACCGGCCTTGAACGCGACCATGGTGGCCAGCTTCTCGCTGGCTTTCAGCCTCCCGTGTACCAGCCCCACCCGTACGCCGGGCAACAGCGCCTGCAGCGATTCGTAGGTCGCCTGGGCCGGGGTGGCATCGAGCTCGTCGTTCTCTTCGATCAGGGTGCACACCCAGTACACCTGCCGGCCTTCGCGGCAGGCCAGCGCGATGCGCTCGATCAGTTCGGGGCGGCGGTCGTTGTTGAGCGCCACGGTCTGCACCGGGGTGCGACCGGGCGGCAGTTCGTCGATCGCCGACACGTCCAGGTCGGCGTATTCGGACATCGCCAGCGTGCGTGGAATCGGGGTGGCGGTCATCACCAGCTGGTGCGGCACGCTGCGCCCGCCCGCGCCCTTGTCGCGCAGCGCCAGGCGCTGGTGCACGCCGAAGCGGTGCTGCTCGTCGACGATGGCCAGCGCCAGGTCATGGAACACCACCGCGTCCTGCATCAGCGCGTGGGTGCCGACCACCACCTGGGCCTGGCCGTTGGCGACCTGCTCCAGCACCTTGCTGCGCGCCTTGCCTGTGACCTTGCCGGCCAGCCAGGCGACCTGCACGCCGAGCGGTTCGAGCCAGCCGCGCAGGTTGGTGAGGTGCTGTTCGGCGAGCAGTTCGGTCGGCGCGGCCAGCGCCACCTGCTTGCCCTGCTCCACCGCCAGCATCGCCGCCAGCGCGGCGACCACGGTCTTGCCGGAGCCGACATCGCCCTGCACCAGCCGCAGCATCGGGCGCGGCTTGGCGAGGTCGTCGCGGATTTCGCCGAACACGCGCTTCTGCGCGCCGGTGAGCGCAAACGGCAATTGTTTGAGCAGGGCCTTGCACAGCCGCCCGGGCCCGGCCAGCGGCGGCGCGTGATGCGCCTGCAGTGCGATGCGCTGGCGGCGCAGGCT is from Stenotrophomonas bentonitica and encodes:
- a CDS encoding CS1 type fimbrial major subunit, whose protein sequence is MYRTLKQAALGLALFTAALSAHAAEAHITVWANVDPTLSLLKADGSVLPDAVQMPYRAGQGLGSWSERVRVFSNDTSLDVDVRLAEPAVLMPKVTAAGATDIPLAVSLNGRELGVAPIAFTADQLFLGAIPGASIEMPLTVAQATPGPIAAAGLYDGPVSLVLVQRASSL
- the recG gene encoding ATP-dependent DNA helicase RecG → MARRSAVTPALAPSGDTALAVLAGVGPAVAAKLAARGLASLQDLWLHLPLRYEDRTALTRIQDLRNGVPAQVEARVVAVDRGMRFRPTLKVAVEDEGQGTLVLRFFHFRQQQVAQFAVGTRLRCFGTPKPGQLGLEIVHPSYQILGRNDDPALGDSLDPVYPTVEGMGPATLRRLIGQALDRLPEESTLELLPPSWLDGLALPSLRSALLTVHRPPPDANLAALAAGTHPAQRRLALEELLAHHLSLRRQRIALQAHHAPPLAGPGRLCKALLKQLPFALTGAQKRVFGEIRDDLAKPRPMLRLVQGDVGSGKTVVAALAAMLAVEQGKQVALAAPTELLAEQHLTNLRGWLEPLGVQVAWLAGKVTGKARSKVLEQVANGQAQVVVGTHALMQDAVVFHDLALAIVDEQHRFGVHQRLALRDKGAGGRSVPHQLVMTATPIPRTLAMSEYADLDVSAIDELPPGRTPVQTVALNNDRRPELIERIALACREGRQVYWVCTLIEENDELDATPAQATYESLQALLPGVRVGLVHGRLKASEKLATMVAFKAGEIDLLVATTVIEVGVDVPNASLMVIENAERLGLAQLHQLRGRVGRGSAVSRCVLLYQARLSAMARERLETMRQTNDGFVIAEKDLELRGPGELLGTRQTGLAGFRMADLARDADLLPEVHALAERLLGEKPAVADRVVDRWIGSAVKYAGA
- a CDS encoding citrate synthase, which produces MSDLDQVTLNAGEKSVVLPVIKPTLGNDCVDISKLTKETGLFTYDSGFTATASCKSAITYIDGDKGVLLYRGYPIEQLSEKSSYVEVAYLLINGERPSAEQLKAFTDELAAEANVDASINALIASFDKDAHPMAILAAAIAQLSAKYHASLDLSDAEQRRQSAVRLIAKVPTLSALIYRHGKGLPANKPDTSLDYVSRFLKQTFESADGQYDLNPDVVKALDLLFILHADHEQNASTSTVRLVGSTGANPYASVAAGVTALWGPAHGGANEAVLKMLEEIGSADNVESAVLKAKDKTSGFRLMGFGHRVYKNFDPRAKVIGEMTSKVLKQLGVQDPLLDVAVKLEQAALQDDYFVARKLYPNVDFYSGIIYKALQIPTEMFTVMFALGRTSGWVAHWLEQQVDPEMKIGRPRQVYTGSDVRDYQG
- a CDS encoding nucleoside hydrolase; the encoded protein is MSKKIPLLIDTDPGVDDALALLMAFADERHDVVGLTIAAGNVGLDHTVRNALKLCEVAGREDVPVFAGTPEPLVHPSVDAAHVHGADGFGDVNLPAAQRQAEAEHAALAILRLSHQYAGELFLVALGPLTNLALALKLDPTLPQRVKRFLVMGGAVTCHGNITPAAEFNIAFDPEAAHVVFTGFPHIEVADWEATVAHGLLHKDVEGWLAADSDKARFYELISRQTRLWSEDSRGDRWFAADALAMAWALQPEGALRVESRPLNVELAPGHARGATIVDWNRQTGQPDNTQLLMAYDQGRFEAQVRSALGVQ
- a CDS encoding type B 50S ribosomal protein L31; this encodes MKADIHPNYRDVVFQDVTSDFKILSRSTIATKETTTWTDGKDYPLVKIEISSASHPFYTGQHKVIDTSGRIDKFKRRFGKPAAAAE